A window from Chitinophaga filiformis encodes these proteins:
- a CDS encoding SusC/RagA family TonB-linked outer membrane protein: protein MQRKLTKPPFTPLLCILFSAYSFHLQAQSQPTKDSGYITGRVVTDESVPIPGATIQLVNSRHVTNTNENGVFRVHRTDKDSAIQVSHIGFVTQVVPFSGAGSIILKTLSNDMNEVVVVGYGKQKKISLTGSIASVGTKELKQSPVANLSNALAGRLPGLVTLQNSGEPGYDASALWIRGMATFTGSQTPLILVDGVERSFSGIDANEVESISILKDASSTAVYGVRGANGVVLVTTKRGMKSKPQINFTLQGGLQEPTRLPEYLDAYDALKLYREALINDGQNYAMYTDEYLNKFRDRSHPAYKYLYPNVNWLHELLKPTAPMYSGNLNVSGGNDFVRYFTSISYLRQSGLYKYANLSDYNIQALNNKYNFRSNIDLNITKNLSMELNLGQIVYDNNYPNVGASALFADMQAIPPYLYPMQNPDGTVAYQSAKPYNPFGRLTQGGYQRNFENTLQATTGFKLNLPWITRGLSTRARLSFDSYNFRNITRSKSYYTYKWSIADDQATDLSTGTYTKVTDGSNNLSYDVSANSNRRTQVELYLNYDRTFGKHAVTAMVLYQQQTFFDAVSSGNAINGLPYKYNGLIGRLTYAYNSKIFGEVNFGYNGSENFPAGKRYDLFPAVSASYVISEEPFFKNNVSIINLLKVRASAGSVGNDKIGGQRFLYQSTWALNGSGYQFGRNHDGSSYGGVIEDRTGNMAVTWEKANKYNAGIDLEMFGNALSFSGDAFYESRSNILATPGTIPSMIGIANLPYVNLGKVQNKGFELSMEYRKNYRRAGYFLKANFSYNVNRIIAMDEPSYSGHTYQRHTGRAIDDQYGYVALGLFQSQDDINKSPDQSSFGAIQPGDLKYKDMNSDGVVNSLDQTYLGKRSVPYKIAGIALGANFHSFDISMLFQGGFGGHTWFTGPRMWPFSGDAGVLSDIKDNYWTPEHTNAKYPRLSYAANQNNDQNSSWWLYSSNYLRLKNLEIGYTLPNNTSRLVGIRSLRLFANGLNLVTWDKIKIFDPETPNDSGNYPQMRVFNAGLSVGL, encoded by the coding sequence ATGCAAAGAAAATTGACCAAACCTCCCTTTACGCCCCTGCTATGCATTCTGTTTTCCGCATACAGCTTTCATCTGCAGGCGCAAAGCCAACCAACAAAAGATTCAGGATATATAACTGGCAGGGTCGTCACTGATGAAAGCGTCCCTATTCCAGGTGCCACTATTCAGCTAGTAAACAGCAGGCATGTTACCAATACAAATGAAAACGGTGTATTTCGCGTCCATCGCACAGATAAGGATTCCGCCATCCAGGTATCACATATCGGGTTTGTGACACAGGTAGTGCCCTTCAGCGGTGCTGGCAGCATTATTCTGAAAACATTGTCTAATGATATGAATGAAGTGGTTGTGGTGGGTTATGGTAAACAAAAGAAGATCTCCCTGACCGGCTCTATTGCCAGTGTGGGCACCAAAGAACTGAAACAAAGCCCGGTTGCCAATTTAAGCAACGCCCTGGCCGGCCGTTTGCCGGGCCTCGTCACGCTGCAAAACAGTGGAGAACCAGGTTATGATGCATCCGCGCTCTGGATCAGGGGTATGGCTACATTCACCGGGAGCCAGACACCGCTGATCCTGGTAGATGGCGTAGAGCGTTCTTTCTCGGGCATTGACGCCAACGAGGTAGAAAGTATCTCCATATTAAAAGATGCCTCCTCTACCGCCGTATATGGGGTTCGTGGGGCAAATGGCGTAGTGCTGGTCACCACCAAACGGGGTATGAAGTCAAAGCCACAGATCAACTTTACCCTGCAGGGTGGTTTACAGGAACCTACCCGCCTGCCGGAGTACCTCGACGCTTATGATGCATTGAAACTATACAGGGAGGCCCTGATCAATGATGGTCAGAACTATGCCATGTATACAGACGAATACCTGAATAAATTCAGGGACAGGTCACATCCGGCCTACAAGTATTTGTACCCTAACGTAAACTGGCTGCATGAACTGCTGAAACCAACAGCCCCTATGTATTCGGGTAACTTAAACGTATCGGGAGGTAATGATTTCGTGCGCTATTTCACGTCCATCTCCTACCTCAGGCAAAGTGGATTGTATAAATATGCCAACTTATCTGATTATAATATCCAGGCCCTTAATAACAAATACAACTTCCGCTCCAACATTGACCTGAACATCACAAAGAACCTGAGTATGGAGTTAAACCTGGGGCAGATCGTCTATGACAACAATTACCCGAATGTAGGCGCATCAGCGCTGTTTGCAGATATGCAGGCAATTCCCCCCTACCTCTATCCGATGCAGAACCCGGATGGTACCGTTGCATATCAATCCGCCAAACCTTACAATCCATTTGGCCGCCTCACGCAGGGCGGGTATCAGCGCAATTTTGAAAACACCTTGCAGGCAACTACCGGATTCAAACTGAACCTTCCCTGGATCACCAGGGGCTTAAGCACAAGGGCAAGGTTATCATTCGACTCTTACAATTTCAGGAACATTACGCGGTCGAAATCTTATTATACCTACAAATGGTCCATAGCAGATGACCAGGCCACCGATCTGTCGACCGGCACCTATACAAAGGTGACCGATGGTTCCAACAACCTTAGCTATGATGTGTCGGCCAACAGTAACCGCCGTACACAGGTAGAGCTCTACCTTAACTATGACCGCACCTTTGGTAAACATGCCGTCACAGCCATGGTACTTTACCAGCAACAGACCTTTTTCGATGCCGTCTCCTCCGGCAATGCCATCAATGGTCTTCCCTACAAGTATAATGGCCTGATCGGCAGGTTAACATATGCCTATAATTCCAAAATATTCGGTGAAGTCAATTTCGGATATAATGGTTCCGAAAACTTTCCTGCCGGCAAGCGCTATGATCTGTTTCCGGCCGTATCTGCGAGTTATGTTATTTCTGAAGAACCTTTCTTTAAAAATAATGTCTCCATTATCAACCTGCTGAAAGTACGAGCTTCTGCAGGTAGCGTCGGCAATGACAAAATAGGTGGCCAGCGCTTCCTTTACCAGAGCACCTGGGCACTGAACGGATCAGGTTACCAGTTTGGCCGCAATCATGATGGCTCCTCCTATGGTGGCGTAATTGAAGACAGGACCGGCAACATGGCGGTGACCTGGGAAAAAGCCAATAAATACAACGCGGGTATCGATCTGGAAATGTTTGGCAACGCACTATCCTTCTCCGGAGATGCATTCTACGAGTCAAGAAGTAATATCTTAGCCACGCCAGGCACCATTCCAAGTATGATCGGTATCGCGAATCTGCCCTACGTGAACCTGGGTAAGGTACAAAACAAAGGATTTGAGCTATCCATGGAATACCGCAAAAACTACCGGCGGGCCGGCTACTTCCTGAAGGCTAACTTCTCCTACAACGTGAACCGCATTATAGCAATGGACGAGCCCTCCTATTCCGGCCATACCTATCAGCGACACACCGGACGCGCTATAGACGATCAATACGGATATGTAGCCCTTGGCCTCTTCCAGTCGCAGGACGATATCAACAAAAGTCCGGATCAATCCTCGTTCGGCGCCATTCAGCCAGGCGATCTGAAATATAAAGATATGAACAGCGATGGGGTGGTCAATTCCCTGGATCAGACCTACCTGGGCAAACGCTCAGTACCTTACAAGATCGCCGGTATAGCGCTGGGTGCAAATTTTCATTCCTTCGATATCAGTATGCTCTTCCAGGGCGGATTTGGCGGGCATACCTGGTTCACCGGACCGCGTATGTGGCCATTCTCGGGTGATGCAGGTGTATTATCAGATATAAAAGACAACTACTGGACACCGGAACATACAAATGCTAAATACCCGCGCTTGTCTTACGCTGCAAATCAAAACAATGACCAGAACTCAAGCTGGTGGCTTTACAGTTCAAACTACCTGCGATTGAAGAACCTGGAGATCGGATATACGCTTCCAAATAACACCTCAAGACTGGTGGGTATCCGGAGTTTAAGGCTATTTGCCAATGGCCTGAACCTGGTTACATGGGATAAGATTAAAATATTCGATCCGGAAACACCAAACGATTCGGGTAACTATCCACAAATGCGTGTTTTCAACGCCGGCTTATCCGTGGGACTATAA
- a CDS encoding RagB/SusD family nutrient uptake outer membrane protein: MNILNDIYRCIAITLTTATFFATTSCKKFLDVVPSELVTSDQVWGNINNANGVLANLYTKMPGCLTDGWTNEICAATDECFHHWGAGYYPLYYNTGAWNAANNPYDIWADAYQKIRQCNLFLENIDKVPVPENQQSYYATVLPRYKAEVRVLRALFYFDMFKRYGAVPILTRSYAASEAGALQIPRSPADTVANFIVTECEAAADILPLTYPDGDLGRITKGGALALAARTLAYAASPLFNGNPLYKDIKNQDGTPLFSQAADKEKWKRAADEALKVLNLNQYSLNTVAGDPINSYAKVFNTRNWDEIILAKQQGNSKNIEMECLPYGGWFGGWGKYSILQEFVDAYEMDNGYPIHYPSSGYDSVGTWSGDIFGADGYSENVHLDNISKMYKNRDPRFYATVSFQGSKWATNHTQNTPVWMSWWGANGGTSQGWPKSTGTYPVSGYNPRKWIAPEVDMLNYWTSPDAKRNDPVIRLPEMYLIYAEALNEYNQGPTSDAFNAINKVRARVNMPALPIIPEDNTMDGFRARVQNENRVEFAFESHRFWDVRRWLIGTSVDNGPVHGLNARPTGQELQSSGYDVNSKEAGLSVFYKRIVIQTRVFQPKHYLFPIPQTEIEVNHQLVQNYGW; the protein is encoded by the coding sequence ATGAATATATTAAACGATATATACCGGTGCATTGCCATTACACTGACAACTGCCACCTTTTTCGCTACTACCTCCTGTAAAAAATTCCTTGATGTAGTTCCTTCCGAACTGGTCACCTCAGACCAGGTATGGGGCAATATCAATAACGCCAATGGCGTCCTGGCGAATTTATATACCAAGATGCCCGGATGCCTGACCGACGGCTGGACGAATGAGATCTGCGCAGCAACGGATGAGTGCTTCCATCACTGGGGTGCAGGTTATTACCCGCTTTATTATAATACCGGCGCCTGGAATGCCGCAAATAATCCTTACGACATATGGGCAGATGCCTACCAGAAGATCCGTCAATGTAACCTCTTCCTGGAGAATATTGACAAGGTGCCTGTACCGGAGAATCAACAGTCTTATTATGCCACTGTGCTTCCCCGGTATAAAGCAGAAGTAAGAGTGCTGCGCGCACTGTTCTACTTTGATATGTTCAAACGTTACGGTGCTGTACCAATACTTACCCGCTCTTATGCCGCATCAGAAGCGGGGGCGCTGCAAATCCCCAGATCACCGGCTGATACTGTCGCAAATTTCATTGTGACGGAATGCGAAGCAGCCGCAGACATCCTGCCTTTGACATATCCGGATGGCGACTTAGGCCGAATCACTAAAGGAGGTGCACTCGCCCTGGCGGCCAGGACCCTGGCATATGCAGCCAGCCCCTTATTTAACGGCAACCCGCTGTATAAGGATATTAAAAACCAGGATGGTACACCCTTATTCAGTCAGGCTGCTGACAAGGAAAAATGGAAGCGGGCAGCTGATGAGGCGCTGAAGGTACTTAACCTCAACCAGTACAGCCTAAATACCGTTGCAGGCGATCCTATCAACAGCTATGCGAAAGTGTTCAATACACGTAACTGGGATGAAATCATCCTGGCTAAGCAACAGGGTAACAGCAAGAATATAGAAATGGAATGTCTGCCCTATGGAGGCTGGTTCGGTGGCTGGGGCAAGTACAGCATATTGCAGGAATTTGTGGATGCCTATGAGATGGATAACGGGTATCCTATACATTACCCATCATCAGGATATGATTCAGTAGGTACCTGGTCGGGCGATATTTTCGGGGCTGATGGCTATAGTGAAAATGTACATTTGGACAACATTTCAAAGATGTACAAAAATCGTGATCCGCGGTTTTATGCCACAGTCAGCTTCCAGGGTAGTAAATGGGCCACCAATCATACCCAGAATACGCCTGTATGGATGTCCTGGTGGGGCGCCAATGGCGGTACATCACAAGGCTGGCCCAAATCTACAGGTACTTATCCGGTATCTGGTTATAATCCGCGGAAATGGATTGCGCCCGAAGTTGACATGCTGAACTACTGGACATCCCCGGATGCAAAACGGAATGATCCGGTGATACGCCTTCCGGAGATGTACCTCATATATGCGGAAGCGCTCAACGAATATAACCAGGGCCCTACTTCCGACGCATTCAATGCCATTAATAAAGTACGTGCCAGGGTAAATATGCCTGCTTTGCCGATCATTCCGGAAGACAATACAATGGACGGCTTCCGTGCGCGTGTACAGAATGAAAATCGCGTTGAGTTCGCATTCGAGAGCCATCGTTTCTGGGACGTAAGGCGCTGGCTGATCGGTACAAGCGTCGATAACGGACCGGTTCATGGTTTAAATGCCCGTCCAACCGGTCAGGAGCTGCAATCCTCAGGATACGATGTGAACAGTAAAGAAGCGGGATTATCAGTTTTCTACAAGCGCATCGTCATACAGACGCGCGTATTTCAGCCAAAGCATTATCTTTTCCCGATACCACAAACTGAAATCGAGGTAAATCATCAGCTGGTACAGAATTATGGTTGGTAA
- a CDS encoding NIPSNAP family protein has translation MILVHDIFVCKPGNASKLAKLFKEVMGEEPEVVNILTDMTGQFNRVIMVSKYDNLTAYDKSWEELVKNEEKMQKMKEKMEGYHELYLTGSREIYKVW, from the coding sequence ATGATCTTAGTACACGACATCTTCGTCTGCAAACCTGGCAATGCCTCCAAGCTGGCTAAACTGTTCAAAGAGGTCATGGGTGAAGAACCGGAAGTGGTCAATATACTGACAGATATGACCGGTCAGTTTAACAGGGTCATTATGGTCAGCAAATATGATAACCTTACGGCTTATGATAAGAGTTGGGAGGAGTTAGTCAAAAACGAAGAGAAGATGCAGAAAATGAAAGAAAAAATGGAAGGTTATCACGAACTGTATTTAACCGGTTCGAGAGAAATATACAAGGTCTGGTAA
- a CDS encoding helix-turn-helix domain-containing protein, with the protein MQQTKGLLSKFKHHNKLPLTLNENCKVAVPEDILQIFLQPHKLGFYYFVFMDEGRATYHADLQDITLSDSQMICGFPNQVFYNSPKDKNNRYNNFGFDESLLTLLPQSYPFLLNPLNANLVNFDPASKQRVKTIFSILFQEIHSPDKQKNIEVILAYLNILLFEFNKAYFRDADKEIVSNSRLSKYIEFKLAVEAHLTEQHDVYTIAEKLSLTTSRLYDIVKEFSGVSPKEWITNRLIQEAQRKLQYSDLSVKELAYELGFNDPGYFSRLFKKSTGKSVSTFLTDLRDLSHK; encoded by the coding sequence ATGCAACAAACCAAAGGATTACTGAGTAAGTTTAAGCATCACAATAAATTACCGCTTACCCTGAACGAAAACTGTAAAGTTGCCGTTCCTGAAGATATCTTGCAGATCTTCCTTCAGCCACATAAGCTGGGCTTTTATTACTTTGTTTTTATGGATGAGGGTAGGGCCACTTATCATGCGGATTTACAGGATATCACCCTTTCCGACAGCCAGATGATCTGTGGCTTTCCCAACCAGGTCTTCTATAATTCTCCGAAAGATAAAAACAACCGGTACAACAACTTCGGATTTGATGAATCCCTTTTAACGCTTTTGCCGCAGTCCTACCCTTTTTTGCTCAATCCGTTAAATGCTAACCTTGTCAATTTTGACCCCGCTTCGAAACAAAGAGTAAAAACTATCTTTAGCATTCTATTCCAGGAGATTCATTCACCTGACAAACAAAAAAACATAGAAGTCATCTTAGCCTATCTAAATATCCTCTTATTCGAGTTTAACAAGGCTTACTTCCGGGATGCTGATAAGGAAATTGTTTCCAACTCAAGATTATCAAAATATATAGAATTTAAACTCGCTGTGGAGGCGCACCTGACAGAGCAACATGATGTATATACCATCGCTGAAAAGTTGTCGCTGACCACCAGCAGACTGTATGATATTGTAAAGGAATTCTCTGGTGTTTCGCCCAAAGAATGGATCACAAACCGGTTGATACAGGAAGCCCAACGGAAACTGCAATACTCAGATCTTTCGGTAAAAGAACTGGCTTATGAACTGGGCTTTAATGATCCTGGTTATTTCTCCCGGCTTTTCAAAAAAAGCACGGGAAAGAGCGTCAGTACTTTCCTGACAGATCTACGTGATTTGTCCCATAAATAG
- a CDS encoding SDR family oxidoreductase, producing the protein MKSALVTGANKGIGFEVAKQLAQNGYFVYLGSRNMENGLSAAQHLRSQGLENITALQLDVTQQASVDAALKTISEKTAMLDVLVNNAGISGAFQQSALDSTVDQFKEVYETNLYGVIRVTQAFIGLLKKSPEPRIVNVSTSMASLALAADLANSNYPTRYVMYQSSKTALNMYTINLAYELRDTLFKVNAVCPGWTQTDFTNHQGTSTPEQAGARIVKYAMIGQDGPTGKFFSEEYFPAPQTCPW; encoded by the coding sequence ATGAAGTCAGCACTAGTAACCGGAGCCAATAAAGGCATTGGATTTGAAGTAGCGAAACAACTCGCTCAAAATGGATACTTCGTTTACCTGGGTAGCCGTAATATGGAGAACGGTTTATCAGCAGCGCAGCATCTTAGATCTCAGGGTCTGGAAAATATCACGGCCTTACAACTGGATGTCACTCAGCAGGCATCTGTCGATGCAGCCCTTAAAACGATAAGTGAAAAAACTGCTATGCTGGATGTATTGGTGAACAACGCCGGCATTTCAGGCGCTTTTCAGCAATCTGCGCTCGATTCTACCGTCGATCAGTTCAAAGAAGTGTATGAGACTAACCTCTACGGTGTGATCCGTGTTACGCAGGCATTTATTGGTTTGCTAAAAAAATCTCCCGAACCACGTATTGTGAATGTGAGTACCAGTATGGCTTCCCTGGCATTGGCCGCAGACCTGGCTAATAGCAACTATCCAACCAGGTATGTGATGTACCAGTCGTCTAAAACAGCCCTGAATATGTACACAATTAACCTCGCATACGAACTCAGGGATACCCTTTTTAAGGTAAATGCAGTTTGTCCCGGATGGACTCAAACCGATTTTACCAACCATCAGGGAACAAGTACCCCCGAGCAGGCTGGAGCACGAATTGTTAAATACGCTATGATTGGTCAGGACGGGCCGACAGGGAAGTTCTTTAGTGAAGAGTACTTTCCGGCGCCTCAAACATGCCCCTGGTAG
- a CDS encoding winged helix-turn-helix transcriptional regulator yields the protein MKEIKKRSECPVSFSLDFFGDKWTLLIIRDIVLHGKHTFGDFLQSGEGIATNILTDRLKMLEEEGFIMKYPVAGKARTGYCLTEKGTTIIPIVIELALWGVSQHNNNLQKELTAALRKDKAGVIKELTSKHLQLYRSQKSNTALNT from the coding sequence ATGAAAGAGATAAAAAAAAGATCTGAATGTCCAGTGAGCTTCAGTCTTGATTTTTTTGGAGATAAATGGACCTTGCTCATTATCAGAGACATTGTATTACATGGTAAACATACCTTTGGAGACTTCCTTCAATCGGGAGAAGGTATTGCCACCAATATATTAACGGATAGGCTGAAAATGCTGGAGGAAGAAGGATTTATTATGAAATATCCTGTTGCAGGTAAGGCCAGAACGGGGTATTGCCTGACGGAAAAAGGGACTACCATTATTCCGATTGTAATAGAACTGGCGCTCTGGGGGGTGTCCCAGCACAATAATAACTTACAAAAAGAACTGACGGCAGCGCTCCGGAAAGACAAAGCCGGGGTAATCAAAGAACTTACTTCAAAACATCTCCAGCTCTATCGCTCACAAAAGTCCAATACCGCATTGAATACCTGA
- a CDS encoding metallophosphoesterase, which produces MAKRLSLILLLFFVGDMYFYQAVTTLTQNPMLQLSYWFLDILLIAGLISTIFMFRAGMQVQRLLSLLMTAILLIFIPKLFSSPILLVEDIVRIFRGFPPRSIYISEIALAMAGLIFLIIIFGVTRGKHFYKIRKETIYFPDLPEAFDGFTITQLSDVHSGSFSDAKGVQKGLDLANAQNSDLLLFTGDLVNNMASEMDQWIPMFTELKASYGKYSVLGNHDYGDYIRWDSNAAKAANLERLKEIHAETGFKLLLNEAVEISKQGERLALIGVENWGKGGFHQYGDLKKATATVPDNSFKILMSHDPSHWDEVTVDHEQHVHLTLAGHTHGMQFGIELFGFKWSPIKYFYKQWAGLYKQKGKYLYVNRGFGFHGLKGRIGIWPEIAVLTLKRGGSGQPA; this is translated from the coding sequence ATGGCTAAAAGGCTTTCGCTGATATTGCTACTGTTTTTTGTGGGCGATATGTATTTCTACCAGGCTGTCACTACACTTACTCAAAATCCGATGCTCCAGCTGAGCTATTGGTTCCTTGATATCCTATTGATTGCCGGCTTAATCTCAACGATATTTATGTTCAGGGCCGGGATGCAGGTACAACGGTTGCTTTCACTGCTTATGACGGCTATATTATTGATTTTCATCCCGAAATTGTTCTCCTCTCCAATTCTGTTAGTGGAGGATATCGTTCGCATCTTCCGGGGCTTTCCGCCGCGTAGTATTTATATAAGTGAGATAGCGCTGGCAATGGCAGGCCTGATCTTTCTGATCATTATTTTCGGTGTCACACGCGGAAAGCATTTTTACAAAATCAGAAAGGAAACGATCTATTTCCCTGATCTTCCCGAAGCATTTGACGGCTTTACCATTACGCAGCTATCCGACGTACATTCCGGCAGCTTTAGTGATGCCAAAGGCGTACAAAAGGGCCTCGATCTTGCAAATGCACAAAACAGTGATCTCTTATTATTTACGGGAGACCTCGTCAATAACATGGCTTCAGAAATGGATCAATGGATTCCCATGTTTACAGAATTGAAAGCCTCTTACGGTAAATATTCCGTTTTAGGCAACCATGATTATGGCGATTATATCCGGTGGGATAGTAATGCGGCCAAAGCAGCTAATCTCGAGCGCTTAAAGGAGATACATGCTGAAACGGGCTTTAAATTACTGCTGAATGAAGCGGTAGAAATAAGCAAACAGGGCGAACGTCTTGCCCTCATCGGCGTCGAGAACTGGGGTAAAGGCGGTTTTCATCAGTATGGCGATCTGAAGAAAGCAACGGCCACGGTACCTGATAATTCTTTTAAAATACTGATGTCTCATGATCCTTCCCACTGGGATGAAGTAACTGTAGACCATGAGCAACATGTACATCTTACCCTGGCCGGACATACGCACGGTATGCAGTTTGGCATTGAGCTGTTTGGTTTCAAATGGAGCCCGATAAAATATTTCTATAAACAATGGGCCGGCCTCTACAAGCAGAAGGGCAAATACCTCTACGTAAACAGGGGCTTTGGCTTTCATGGTTTAAAAGGCAGGATCGGCATATGGCCTGAAATAGCGGTACTTACACTGAAACGGGGCGGTTCAGGTCAACCGGCATAG
- a CDS encoding VF530 family DNA-binding protein, with the protein MEAGNTSKDPLHGITLEKIITQLVDTYGWDELGYQIRINCFISNPSIQSSLKFLRKTPWARTKVEEFYKNTLREGKLK; encoded by the coding sequence ATGGAAGCAGGAAATACATCAAAAGATCCATTACACGGAATAACACTTGAAAAGATCATCACACAGCTCGTAGACACCTACGGCTGGGATGAACTGGGATACCAGATCCGGATCAATTGCTTTATCAGCAATCCTTCCATACAATCCAGCCTTAAATTCCTGCGCAAAACGCCCTGGGCAAGAACCAAGGTAGAGGAGTTCTATAAAAACACCCTGCGGGAAGGAAAATTGAAATAG